A portion of the Hymenobacter gelipurpurascens genome contains these proteins:
- the mscL gene encoding large conductance mechanosensitive channel protein MscL: MGFISEFKEFISKGNVLDLAVGVIIGGAFGKIVTSLTDDILMPILSLLTGGLDFKDWFLSLNGTTYRTLEEAKKAGVATVNYGLFLNAIIVFLLMAFAIFWLVKIANRFKKPQEVVAVDPGPTKDQVLLAEIRDSLRSRA; the protein is encoded by the coding sequence ATGGGATTCATCTCCGAGTTTAAAGAATTCATTTCCAAGGGCAATGTGCTTGATCTAGCAGTTGGGGTAATCATTGGAGGGGCGTTCGGTAAGATCGTCACCTCCCTGACGGATGATATTCTGATGCCTATTCTAAGCCTGCTTACGGGTGGCCTAGATTTCAAGGACTGGTTCCTATCGCTGAATGGTACCACCTACAGAACACTGGAAGAAGCCAAGAAAGCGGGAGTAGCCACTGTCAATTATGGCTTGTTTCTGAATGCTATTATTGTTTTCCTATTGATGGCGTTTGCTATTTTCTGGCTCGTGAAAATTGCTAACCGCTTCAAAAAGCCTCAGGAAGTAGTAGCTGTAGATCCAGGTCCAACCAAAGACCAAGTGCTACTGGCCGAGATTCGGGACAGTTTGCGCAGCCGCGCATAA
- the infB gene encoding translation initiation factor IF-2 yields MAEAATKRLNQAAKDLNVGLSTIVDFLAGKGHIIENKPTTKLTGEQVSLLNKAFESSAHDKMEAAKLSQAKRQTEQETAAQARPAEPVAPKAAPAPPAPAAPAPKPVEAPAAAPVAAAPAPAAPVEEPSRVPGLKVLGRIELDAKGRPVPPKPAAGAPAAAAPAPQPKAPEPEAPKPVVEAPAAEAPKPAPAPVPTPAPVAEAPKPAPAPAPVAEAPKPAPAPQPVAPTPKPAPAAPVAAAPATPPTTPVPAEAPVASGDDASAGSSEEAAGTIVAKADQLKGLTVLGKIELPLDSSRRGGGGRGARPVASSDVRKSGIGADKKKRQRIPMSGPGSNQQGQGGQTGAPAAPRVTGTGQAANRQNGGPGGNRPTGTGGYQNRPGGGPGGNRPAPAPASTPEQTEKQIQEQIKATLAKLSGGRGGNQNNRAKYRRDKRAGVAEDREAQRAQNELDAKTLKVTEFISANDLASLMNVSVNEVIKICLNMGMFVSINQRLDAEAITVIADEFGYDVEFLSAEEDEAEVTIVDAEEDLQPRAPVVTIMGHVDHGKTSLLDYIRSATVAKGEAGGITQHIGAYDVMTKSGKRVTFLDTPGHEAFTAMRARGAKVTDIAIIVVAADDSVMPQTKEAINHAQAAGVPIVIALNKIDKPGANPDKVREELSVINILVEEWGGKYQSQEVSAKTGLGIDDLLEKVLLEAEILDLKANPDRNAIGSVIEASLDKGRGYVTTILVQTGTMKVGDIVLAGPHFGRVKAMTDHRGKKMKQAGPATPVQVLGLTGAPQAGDKIQVMDTEREARELATQRQQLAREQSMRTKKHITLDEIGRRLAIGSFKELNVIVKGDVDGSVEALADSLLKLSTPEVAVNILNKGVGAISESDVLLASASDAIIIGFQVRPSLSARKLAEQEQIDIRLYSIIYNAINEVKDAMEGMLAPTVQEVVVANAEVRQVFNITKVGTIAGCMVTEGTFTRKTRVRVVRNGIVVYAGEIQDLKRYKDDVSEVRQGYECGISVKGFSDLQEGDNIEGFEEKEIKRTL; encoded by the coding sequence ATGGCGGAAGCAGCAACCAAACGGCTGAATCAGGCGGCCAAAGACCTGAACGTTGGCTTATCTACAATTGTAGATTTTCTGGCGGGAAAAGGGCATATCATCGAAAATAAACCTACGACAAAGCTGACGGGGGAACAGGTTTCCCTGTTGAACAAAGCTTTTGAGTCGTCGGCGCACGATAAGATGGAAGCCGCAAAGCTCAGCCAGGCCAAGCGCCAGACTGAGCAGGAAACCGCTGCCCAGGCACGTCCGGCTGAGCCGGTTGCGCCAAAAGCAGCTCCGGCACCTCCCGCTCCCGCCGCCCCGGCACCCAAGCCCGTCGAGGCCCCAGCTGCTGCTCCCGTAGCGGCTGCTCCAGCACCCGCAGCCCCTGTTGAGGAGCCTAGCCGTGTGCCGGGCCTGAAAGTATTGGGCCGTATTGAGCTGGATGCCAAGGGACGCCCGGTACCGCCAAAACCAGCGGCTGGGGCGCCTGCTGCAGCCGCCCCAGCACCTCAGCCAAAAGCACCTGAGCCGGAAGCTCCCAAGCCTGTTGTTGAAGCACCTGCTGCAGAAGCCCCTAAGCCGGCTCCTGCTCCAGTTCCAACTCCTGCGCCTGTTGCGGAAGCTCCAAAACCAGCTCCTGCGCCTGCTCCTGTTGCGGAAGCCCCTAAGCCAGCTCCAGCACCGCAGCCAGTGGCTCCAACTCCAAAACCAGCACCGGCGGCTCCTGTAGCTGCTGCTCCTGCTACACCTCCAACAACCCCGGTGCCAGCTGAAGCACCAGTTGCTTCGGGAGACGACGCTTCGGCAGGCTCTTCAGAAGAAGCTGCGGGTACAATTGTAGCCAAAGCTGACCAGCTGAAAGGCTTAACGGTGCTCGGCAAAATTGAACTTCCCCTCGATTCGTCGCGGCGGGGTGGTGGCGGACGTGGTGCACGCCCCGTAGCCTCCTCTGATGTTCGCAAGAGCGGCATTGGCGCCGACAAGAAGAAGCGCCAGCGCATTCCGATGAGTGGCCCTGGCTCCAACCAACAAGGCCAAGGTGGCCAAACTGGTGCTCCGGCAGCCCCTCGGGTGACGGGTACTGGCCAGGCAGCCAACCGTCAAAATGGTGGCCCAGGTGGCAACCGTCCTACGGGTACTGGTGGATATCAGAACCGTCCCGGTGGTGGCCCTGGTGGCAACCGCCCAGCTCCCGCACCGGCTTCTACGCCAGAGCAAACTGAAAAGCAGATTCAGGAGCAGATCAAGGCTACGCTGGCGAAACTCAGCGGTGGTCGTGGTGGCAACCAGAATAACCGTGCTAAATACCGCCGCGACAAGCGAGCTGGTGTTGCGGAAGACCGCGAGGCACAACGCGCTCAGAACGAGCTCGACGCCAAAACGCTGAAAGTAACCGAGTTCATTTCGGCCAACGACTTGGCTTCGCTGATGAACGTATCGGTGAACGAGGTAATCAAGATCTGCCTGAACATGGGCATGTTCGTCTCGATCAACCAGCGTCTGGATGCCGAAGCCATCACCGTTATTGCCGATGAGTTCGGCTATGATGTTGAATTCCTGAGCGCTGAGGAAGATGAAGCTGAGGTTACGATTGTAGATGCTGAAGAGGATCTGCAGCCGCGTGCCCCTGTTGTGACCATCATGGGTCACGTCGACCACGGTAAAACGTCGTTGCTTGACTACATCCGTAGTGCTACGGTGGCCAAAGGCGAAGCCGGCGGTATTACCCAGCACATCGGTGCGTATGACGTGATGACCAAATCAGGCAAGCGCGTAACGTTCCTGGATACGCCGGGTCACGAAGCGTTTACCGCTATGCGTGCTCGTGGTGCCAAGGTGACGGACATTGCCATCATCGTGGTAGCCGCCGACGACTCGGTGATGCCGCAGACGAAGGAAGCCATCAACCACGCGCAAGCAGCTGGCGTTCCGATTGTAATTGCCCTCAACAAGATTGATAAGCCCGGTGCTAACCCCGACAAAGTCCGTGAGGAGCTGTCGGTGATCAACATCCTGGTAGAAGAATGGGGTGGTAAGTATCAGAGCCAGGAGGTTTCGGCCAAGACTGGCCTAGGCATCGATGACCTGCTGGAGAAAGTCCTGCTGGAAGCCGAGATTCTGGATCTGAAAGCCAACCCTGACCGCAACGCCATTGGTAGCGTTATCGAAGCCTCCCTGGATAAAGGACGTGGCTACGTAACCACCATTCTGGTGCAGACCGGTACCATGAAAGTTGGTGATATCGTTTTGGCAGGACCGCACTTTGGTCGTGTGAAAGCCATGACGGACCACCGCGGCAAGAAGATGAAGCAAGCCGGCCCGGCTACTCCGGTGCAGGTGCTTGGTCTGACTGGCGCTCCACAGGCTGGTGATAAGATTCAGGTGATGGATACCGAGCGCGAAGCCCGCGAACTGGCCACCCAGCGTCAGCAGCTGGCCCGTGAGCAGAGCATGCGCACCAAGAAGCACATCACGTTGGATGAAATTGGTCGCCGTCTGGCTATCGGTTCGTTCAAAGAACTGAACGTGATTGTGAAAGGTGACGTGGACGGCTCGGTAGAAGCACTCGCCGACTCCCTGTTGAAGCTGAGCACGCCGGAAGTGGCCGTGAATATCCTCAACAAAGGTGTAGGTGCCATCTCCGAATCCGATGTGTTGCTGGCTTCGGCATCCGACGCCATCATTATCGGCTTCCAGGTTCGTCCTTCGCTGAGCGCCCGTAAGCTAGCTGAGCAGGAGCAGATTGATATCCGCCTCTACTCGATCATCTACAACGCCATCAATGAGGTGAAGGATGCCATGGAAGGCATGCTGGCCCCAACAGTGCAGGAAGTTGTAGTAGCCAACGCCGAGGTACGTCAGGTGTTCAACATCACCAAAGTGGGCACTATTGCCGGCTGTATGGTGACGGAAGGCACCTTCACCCGCAAGACCCGTGTTCGGGTGGTGCGCAACGGTATCGTGGTGTACGCCGGCGAAATTCAAGACCTCAAGCGTTACAAAGACGATGTGTCGGAAGTACGCCAGGGCTATGAGTGCGGTATTTCGGTGAAAGGCTTCAGTGACCTACAAGAAGGTGACAACATTGAAGGCTTCGAAGAGAAGGAAATCAAGCGCACGCTGTAA